One Pomacea canaliculata isolate SZHN2017 linkage group LG9, ASM307304v1, whole genome shotgun sequence DNA segment encodes these proteins:
- the LOC112571930 gene encoding protein RFT1 homolog has translation MKASAILASATKAATYNMVLQLAMRVMTFMLNAVVLRYISRDLLGVVNVRLTLLYSTILFLTKEAFDRACLSRAEKRDWRLVTNLMWCTSPLALTWSILLTIVWLYFLETPDPHLIPHYTLGVIMFAVSSCIEVLAEPLFVTGQAFMFIRLKVVILGLSQAIRCFIAVILVLVLPHWGLLGFAMAQLSCSICYAAMYYLYFAHYVTSQVKKDDGDMFPFQAVQDFFPQAVEGKPLIDSDLASLTWSFFKQSFLKQLLTEGERYIMTFLDVLSFADQGVYDVINNLGSMVARFVFLPIEENGYLFFSQMLVRGKLAHEQTEESIVMSSRVLGVLMKIVTLIGCIILVFGYSNAYLALSIYGGENLSSGSGPTLLRWYCLYVLVIAINGTTEGFVFATMSKKDVDRYNKKMLVFSVMFLTMAWYLTKQIGSVGFIIANCLNMMARISHSIWFIQHYFAGSQFSPLSNMWPSIPVIVTMIISLLLTSVSENYCCYTDGYLGKLSHVGLSGVCLLVVAASVFLTEHAMVKLVTDQIFKRKHSKES, from the exons ATGAAGGCTTCAGCTATTTTAGCAAGTGCTACAAAGGCAGCTACGTACAACATGGTTCTACAG CTTGCAATGAGGGTCATGACCTTTATGTTAAATGCTGTTGTCCTGCGGTACATTTCTCGAGACTTGCTTGGTGTTGTCAATGTCAG GCTGACTCTGCTGTATTCTACCATCTTGTTCCTCACCAAGGAAGCTTTCGATCGTGCTTGCCTAAGTCGTGCAGAGAAACGAGATTGGCGGCTGGTTACTAACCTCATGTGGTGCAC ATCTCCTCTGGCTTTAACCTGGTCCATACTTCTGACAATTGTCTGGCTTTATTTCCTGGAAACACCGGACCCTCACCTTATTCCACATTATACTCTAGGAGTCATTATGTTTGCTGTGTCAAGTTGCATAGAGGTTCTCGCAGAGCCTTTATTTGTCACAGGGCAGGCTTTTATGTTTATCAGACTAAAG GTTGTGATTCTGGGCCTGTCACAAGCTATCAGATGTTTCATTGCCGTCATCCTTGTACTTGTACTTCCTCACTGGGGTTTACTGGGCTTTGCAATGGCACAGCTATCCTGTAGCATCTGCTATGCTGCTATGTACTACCTGTACTTTGCACACTATGTCACATCACAAGTCAAAAAGGATGATGGTGACATGTTTCCTTTTCAAGCTGTGCAAGACTTTTTCCCACAAGCTGTAGAAGGAAAG CCACTAATAGACAGTGATCTTGCCAGTCTTACTTGGAGTTTCTTCAAACAATCATTCCTGAAACAATTACTCACAGAAG GTGAAAGGTATATCATGACATTCTTGGATGTTCTAAGTTTTGCTGATCAAG GAGTATATGATGTGATCAACAATCTGGGATCAATGGTGGCTCGGTTTGTATTTCTTCCAATTGAAGAAAATGGATATCTTTTCTTCTCCCAGATGTTGGTGCGTGGTAAACTTGCTCATGAGCAAACAGAG GAGTCTATTGTGATGAGCAGCAGGGTGCTTGGTGTATTGATGAAGATTGTCACACTTATCGGCTGTATCATCCTTGTCTTTGGGTATTCCAATGCCTATTTGGCTTTAAGCATCTACGGCGGGGAAAATCTGAGCTCAGGATCTG GACCTACGTTGCTTCGGTGGTACTGTCTTTATGTACTAGTGATTGCCATCAATGGTACAACAGAGGGCTTTGTCTTTGCTACCATGAGCAAGAAAGATGTTGACAG atacaacaagaaaatgttggtTTTCTCTGTTATGTTCCTTACAATGGCATGGTATCTAACCAAACAGATTGGCAGTGTAGGGTTCATCATTGCAAACTGTCTAAACATGATGGCTCGCATATCTCACAG TATTTGGTTCATTCAACACTACTTCGCTGGCAgccagttctctcccttgtctaACATGTGGCCCTCCATACCGGTCATAGTGACCATGATCATTTCATTGCTTCTGACTTCTGTCTCAGAG AATTATTGCTGCTACACAGATGGCTACTTAGGGAAGCTATCTCATGTCGGCCTGTCTGGAGtctgtttgttggtggtggcaGCTTCAGTGTTTTTGACTGAGCATGCAATGGTGAAGCTGGTGACAGACcaaatctttaaaagaaaacacagcaaagaAAGCTGA